The sequence ACAAGTTCTTATTGTTGGATTATTACTTTTAATAACAGAAGATATCTTTTTTTCTTTTCTATTACTATTTGATTTTTCAATTCGTAGTTTAAACATTAAACAATTCAGTCCTTTTGCAAATATAGCAAAGATTATCATTACCCGTTTACATATAAAACCTAACTATTGTGATGAAGCACCAAAACGTTTTTCTGTATATTTCGGCTTAGTAATTATTGGTTTTTTGACTCTGTTTTTTTACTCAGGTTATACTGAAATAGCGACTAT is a genomic window of Sulfurovum sp. XGS-02 containing:
- a CDS encoding DUF4395 domain-containing protein, with amino-acid sequence MSKSCPISVHRIDAHVVRLTALQVLIVGLLLLITEDIFFSFLLLFDFSIRSLNIKQFSPFANIAKIIITRLHIKPNYCDEAPKRFSVYFGLVIIGFLTLFFYSGYTEIATILVVTLLCCAFLEAAFDYCVGCKVYCYLKRMFPNL